The following are encoded together in the Thermococcus sibiricus MM 739 genome:
- a CDS encoding Lrp/AsnC family transcriptional regulator, whose amino-acid sequence MRGILDETDKEILKVLQKNSRTPLREISKRVGLAESTVYERIKKLKEKGVIKKFTIIPDPEALGFNLLAFILIKARAGKYADVAKELVKYPEIVEIYENTGDYDMILKIRTRNSTELNEFLNKIGEIDGVVATHTMVVLKTHKETTELPI is encoded by the coding sequence ATGAGAGGGATTTTAGATGAGACCGATAAAGAAATCTTAAAGGTGCTTCAAAAAAATAGCCGTACCCCCCTAAGAGAGATCTCTAAGCGTGTTGGTCTAGCCGAATCAACAGTATATGAACGAATAAAAAAGCTAAAAGAAAAAGGAGTGATAAAAAAGTTCACAATCATCCCAGATCCGGAAGCACTTGGCTTTAACTTATTGGCCTTTATTCTCATTAAAGCTAGAGCGGGAAAATACGCAGATGTCGCAAAAGAACTTGTTAAATATCCCGAAATTGTTGAAATATACGAAAACACAGGCGACTATGATATGATACTTAAAATACGGACCAGAAACAGCACAGAACTAAATGAGTTCCTCAATAAAATTGGAGAAATAGATGGCGTCGTGGCAACTCATACAATGGTAGTATTGAAAACTCACAAAGAGACAACAGAACTCCCTATCTGA
- the hypD gene encoding trans-4-hydroxy-L-proline dehydratase — protein MSEAISQSCPEVKKKIEKELERRKSSIKPINERVANLRKESVETEVKVSSERARLITEFYKSEIPKGKSIPVQRALAFKYLLEHCSLPIEEGQLIVGLRGTGVKEVPTYPEICVHSMEDLEILNSRQNMPYKVDEETRELYKNEIIPFWKGRAMRDMIFETLPQEWIDAYEAGIWTEFMEQRSPGHTAGGGRIFRMGVLDIKEEIKKKMGELDPSNPEYYEKMEELKAMDIVAEAILIYAKRYAEKLEKMAEEEKDPKRKKELKQMAEICKRVPAHAPRTFWEALQHYWFVHVGVTYETNPWDSFNPGRIDQHLYPFYKRDLEEGRLTREKAKELLQCFWLKFNNQPAVPKVGVTAEESFTYNDFSKLNLGGLKKDGSDGVNELSYLILEVLSEMRTLQPNTAVLISNKNPDRFLIEALKVVGPGFGEPPFFNFDGVIVKMLRQGKTLEDARTSGVSGCVETGAFGKEAYILTGYFNLPKILGITLNNGIDPRTGKKIGIETGDPRNFKSFEELWNAFVKQVNHFLDIKMKGNDIIETLYAKYLPVPFMSLWIEDCVKNAKDYNGGGTRYNTQYIQVVGLGTIADSLAAIKYHVFDKKTFVMEELLNALKNNWKGYEMMREILRNPEKTPKFGNDDEYVDEIAKKVVDTVVDLIEAYPPSPVRKASKRAYFLPTTVHVYFGKVTGATPDGRDAGFPVSEGISPVQGMDRKGIAAVFRSVAKCDWDKTGGALLNQKLTPDLFDNEENIKKLAQLIRTFFRLGGHHVQFNVISAELLREAQKRPQEFQDLMVRVAGYSDYFVNLPKGLQDEIIARTEHKKV, from the coding sequence ATGAGTGAAGCTATTTCCCAATCCTGCCCCGAGGTTAAGAAAAAAATAGAAAAGGAGTTGGAGAGACGTAAGTCTTCTATAAAACCAATAAATGAGAGAGTTGCAAATCTCAGAAAAGAGAGTGTGGAAACTGAAGTTAAAGTTTCATCTGAAAGGGCTAGGTTAATAACTGAATTCTACAAGAGTGAAATTCCAAAAGGAAAATCAATCCCCGTTCAAAGAGCTCTTGCCTTCAAATATCTTCTCGAACACTGCAGTCTGCCAATTGAAGAAGGTCAATTAATCGTGGGGCTCAGGGGTACTGGGGTTAAAGAAGTGCCCACTTACCCTGAGATTTGTGTCCATAGTATGGAAGACCTTGAAATTCTTAACTCCAGACAAAACATGCCTTACAAAGTTGATGAAGAGACTAGAGAACTCTACAAAAATGAGATAATTCCCTTCTGGAAAGGGAGAGCAATGAGGGACATGATCTTCGAAACCCTCCCGCAAGAGTGGATTGATGCTTACGAAGCTGGAATTTGGACAGAGTTCATGGAGCAGAGATCTCCAGGACACACAGCTGGAGGAGGTAGAATTTTTAGAATGGGCGTTCTTGACATTAAAGAAGAGATCAAAAAGAAAATGGGAGAACTCGACCCAAGCAATCCGGAGTACTATGAAAAGATGGAAGAGCTAAAAGCAATGGATATTGTAGCAGAAGCCATCCTGATTTATGCTAAGCGTTACGCTGAGAAGCTTGAAAAAATGGCCGAAGAGGAAAAAGATCCCAAGAGAAAAAAGGAACTTAAACAAATGGCAGAAATATGCAAACGAGTTCCAGCTCACGCTCCAAGAACCTTCTGGGAGGCTTTACAACATTACTGGTTCGTTCACGTTGGAGTAACTTATGAGACAAATCCCTGGGACTCTTTCAATCCAGGGAGAATAGACCAGCATTTATACCCCTTCTATAAGAGAGACCTTGAGGAGGGAAGACTTACTAGGGAGAAAGCGAAGGAACTCTTACAATGCTTCTGGCTTAAATTTAACAATCAACCAGCAGTTCCAAAAGTGGGAGTAACAGCCGAGGAGAGTTTCACATACAATGACTTTTCAAAGCTTAATCTTGGTGGATTAAAAAAGGATGGTTCTGATGGGGTCAATGAACTTTCTTACCTTATATTGGAAGTTCTCAGCGAGATGAGAACCCTCCAACCCAACACTGCTGTTTTGATAAGCAATAAGAACCCTGATAGGTTTTTAATAGAAGCCTTAAAAGTAGTAGGTCCGGGGTTTGGCGAGCCGCCATTCTTTAACTTTGATGGAGTTATAGTGAAAATGCTCAGACAGGGAAAAACTCTTGAGGATGCAAGAACTTCTGGAGTCAGTGGTTGTGTAGAAACGGGAGCATTTGGAAAGGAAGCCTATATTCTAACAGGCTACTTCAACTTGCCGAAGATTTTGGGGATAACACTCAACAATGGTATCGATCCAAGAACTGGAAAGAAGATTGGAATTGAAACTGGTGATCCACGGAATTTCAAGAGTTTTGAAGAGTTATGGAATGCATTTGTTAAACAGGTCAACCACTTCTTGGACATTAAAATGAAGGGTAATGACATTATTGAAACGCTTTACGCAAAGTACTTGCCGGTTCCCTTCATGTCACTATGGATAGAGGACTGTGTAAAGAATGCAAAGGACTACAACGGTGGAGGAACAAGGTACAACACCCAGTACATTCAAGTTGTCGGGTTGGGAACAATAGCGGATAGCTTAGCAGCCATTAAATACCACGTGTTTGACAAGAAAACGTTCGTCATGGAAGAACTCCTGAATGCCTTGAAGAATAATTGGAAAGGATACGAGATGATGAGGGAGATTCTTCGCAATCCTGAAAAGACTCCAAAGTTTGGAAACGATGATGAATACGTTGATGAAATAGCAAAAAAGGTTGTAGATACTGTTGTTGACCTAATTGAGGCCTATCCACCTTCACCAGTAAGAAAGGCCTCAAAAAGGGCGTACTTCCTTCCAACAACAGTTCACGTTTATTTTGGGAAGGTCACTGGTGCAACACCCGATGGAAGAGATGCTGGCTTCCCAGTTTCGGAGGGTATTTCCCCAGTGCAGGGGATGGATAGGAAAGGAATTGCCGCAGTTTTCAGGAGTGTTGCGAAGTGTGATTGGGATAAAACGGGTGGAGCACTCCTAAACCAAAAGCTAACCCCCGACTTATTCGACAACGAGGAGAACATCAAGAAGTTAGCTCAGCTTATAAGGACATTCTTCAGACTTGGAGGGCATCACGTGCAGTTTAACGTTATAAGTGCTGAGCTTTTGAGGGAAGCTCAAAAAAGGCCCCAAGAATTTCAAGATTTGATGGTTAGAGTTGCAGGTTACAGTGATTACTTCGTGAATCTCCCCAAAGGACTACAAGATGAAATTATAGCAAGAACAGAACACAAAAAGGTCTAA
- a CDS encoding TIGR02253 family HAD-type hydrolase translates to MVEVIFFDLDDTLVDTSRLAELARKNAIDNMIQHGLPVDFETAYNELLELIAEYGSNFPHHFDYLLRRLDLKYNPKWVAAGVIAYHNTKFAHLREVKNARKALIKLREMGYRLGIITDGNPIKQWEKVLRLDIDDFFEYVVVSDFEGVKKPHPKIYQKALKIFGVKAEEAVMVGDRLYSDIFGAKRVGMHTVWFRYGKYANRELEYEQHADFKIDDLLELPHVVEVLKNGSNKEVHTNR, encoded by the coding sequence ATGGTGGAAGTCATATTTTTTGATTTGGATGATACCCTTGTGGATACCTCTAGACTAGCGGAGCTTGCTAGGAAGAATGCTATAGATAACATGATCCAGCATGGGCTACCTGTTGATTTTGAAACCGCTTATAATGAACTTCTTGAACTTATAGCTGAATATGGGAGTAACTTTCCTCATCATTTTGACTATCTCTTGAGGAGACTGGACTTGAAATATAACCCGAAATGGGTAGCAGCGGGGGTGATAGCTTATCATAATACTAAATTTGCTCATCTGAGAGAAGTTAAAAATGCGAGAAAAGCTCTTATCAAACTAAGAGAAATGGGTTATAGACTTGGGATAATAACTGATGGAAATCCAATAAAACAGTGGGAGAAGGTTTTGAGGCTGGATATCGATGATTTCTTTGAGTATGTTGTAGTATCTGACTTTGAAGGTGTTAAAAAACCACATCCAAAGATTTATCAAAAAGCACTAAAAATATTTGGGGTAAAAGCTGAAGAAGCTGTTATGGTAGGAGATAGGCTGTATTCGGATATATTTGGTGCTAAGAGAGTTGGGATGCATACTGTATGGTTCCGTTATGGTAAATATGCCAATAGGGAGCTTGAATATGAGCAACATGCTGACTTTAAAATAGATGATCTTTTGGAGCTCCCCCATGTTGTAGAGGTGCTCAAAAATGGTTCAAATAAGGAGGTTCATACTAATAGATAA
- a CDS encoding glycyl-radical enzyme activating protein, with translation MISGIIFDIKRYAIHDGPGIRTTIFMKGCPLSCWWCHNPEGVSPKPELMYFEFKCIHCHTCVKVCPENAISFDENETQQIDREKCTGCGVCASACPTSALRLVGRVITVEELLTEIEKDIKLYDDSGGGVTFSGGEPLSQPKFLVESLKELKKRYIHTTVDTSGYAPKEVLKQILPHTDLFLYDIKLYDSGEHEKYTGVPNDIIIENLKFLTGQGKEVILRFPIIPGITDTDKNVKGWTNFISEIKGINEIDLLPFHDVSEKFRRIGREYKMTIHHRPPDEILKWIKEEFESIGLRVKIGG, from the coding sequence TTGATAAGTGGAATCATATTTGACATAAAACGGTACGCAATTCACGATGGCCCCGGAATTAGAACTACAATATTTATGAAAGGATGCCCTTTAAGTTGCTGGTGGTGCCACAATCCCGAAGGAGTCTCCCCAAAACCAGAACTAATGTACTTTGAATTCAAATGTATACACTGCCACACTTGTGTTAAAGTGTGTCCGGAGAATGCAATAAGCTTTGATGAGAATGAGACTCAGCAAATTGACAGAGAAAAGTGTACTGGCTGTGGGGTATGTGCAAGCGCCTGTCCAACAAGCGCTTTAAGACTTGTGGGAAGAGTTATAACTGTTGAAGAGCTTCTAACTGAGATTGAGAAAGATATTAAACTCTACGATGATTCTGGCGGTGGAGTCACCTTCTCAGGAGGGGAGCCATTATCCCAACCCAAATTCTTAGTAGAGAGTTTAAAAGAACTAAAAAAACGATACATTCATACTACTGTAGATACTTCGGGTTATGCACCCAAAGAGGTTTTAAAGCAAATCTTACCCCACACAGATCTATTTTTATATGATATTAAGCTCTACGATAGTGGTGAACATGAAAAATATACTGGAGTTCCTAATGATATCATAATAGAAAATCTAAAATTCCTCACAGGGCAAGGAAAAGAGGTCATACTACGTTTTCCCATAATTCCAGGGATTACAGATACAGATAAGAATGTCAAAGGCTGGACAAATTTTATTTCAGAAATTAAAGGAATAAACGAGATAGACTTACTTCCTTTTCATGATGTATCAGAGAAGTTTAGAAGGATAGGAAGAGAATATAAGATGACAATTCACCATAGGCCCCCAGATGAAATATTGAAATGGATAAAAGAGGAATTTGAGAGCATAGGCCTAAGAGTTAAAATAGGGGGTTAA
- the cobB gene encoding NAD-dependent protein deacetylase has protein sequence MIEEAPRIIAHSRFLIAFTGAGVSAESGIPTFRDRGGLWENYRIEEVATPEAFRKDPNLVWSFYKMRMKIMKGAKPNNAHLALAELEKMGILKAVITQNIDNLHREAGNQHIVELHGNIYRVKCTRCDYMENLLESGKLEDFLKEKNLPKCPECASLLRPDVVWFGEPLPQEALQKAFKLAERADVCLVVGTSAQVFPAAYVPYIVKDNGGSVIEINTKESGITPIADVFIRGKAGEVMQSLLVKVKRCLENKKC, from the coding sequence ATGATAGAGGAGGCACCAAGAATTATTGCTCACTCCCGCTTTTTAATAGCCTTTACTGGAGCCGGAGTTAGTGCAGAAAGTGGAATACCGACTTTTAGAGATCGAGGTGGCCTATGGGAAAATTACAGGATTGAAGAGGTTGCTACACCAGAAGCCTTTAGAAAGGATCCAAATCTTGTATGGAGCTTTTATAAAATGAGAATGAAGATTATGAAGGGTGCAAAACCTAATAATGCCCACTTAGCTTTAGCTGAACTTGAAAAGATGGGAATTCTAAAGGCCGTTATAACTCAAAACATCGATAACCTTCACAGAGAAGCAGGAAATCAGCATATCGTAGAACTTCATGGGAACATATATAGAGTCAAATGCACAAGATGTGATTACATGGAGAATCTTTTAGAATCTGGAAAGCTTGAGGACTTTTTAAAAGAAAAGAATTTACCAAAATGCCCTGAATGTGCTTCTTTACTTCGACCTGATGTAGTATGGTTTGGAGAGCCTCTCCCACAGGAAGCCCTTCAAAAGGCTTTCAAGCTCGCTGAGAGGGCAGATGTTTGTCTGGTAGTTGGTACTAGTGCTCAAGTTTTTCCGGCAGCCTATGTTCCTTATATTGTAAAGGATAATGGTGGCTCTGTAATAGAAATCAACACTAAAGAGAGTGGCATAACTCCAATAGCCGATGTATTTATTAGAGGTAAAGCAGGAGAAGTTATGCAGTCCCTTTTAGTAAAAGTTAAAAGGTGTTTAGAGAATAAAAAGTGTTAG
- a CDS encoding proline racemase family protein, whose amino-acid sequence MFKKLEKLEKWEPPQNWRVIKTLDTHTAGEPLRIIFSGFPKIPGKTILEKRRYLRENLDYLRTALMWEPRGHADMYGAIITEPISEDADFGVIFLHNEGYSTMCGHATIALGKVAVECGLVEPKEPITEIKMDSPAGLIKIYVQTQNGKAEKVYFHNVPSFVLYKDEEIEVPGLGRVKYDLAYGGAFYAFVNAEDLGLKCTPEYYRKLIDVGMKIKRAIIAEKEIKHPFEEDLSFLYGTIFIGPPHDKDSHSRHVCIFADGEVDRSPTGTGVSGRLAILYEKGEIDIGDEVTIESIIGTKFTGKVVEETKYGPHKAIVPEVGGTAHITAKNTFIIDPEDPLKYGFFLR is encoded by the coding sequence ATGTTTAAAAAACTCGAAAAATTGGAAAAATGGGAACCTCCCCAAAACTGGAGAGTAATAAAAACTCTCGATACACACACTGCCGGAGAACCATTAAGAATCATATTCAGTGGTTTCCCTAAAATTCCAGGAAAAACTATTCTCGAAAAAAGGAGGTATTTAAGAGAAAACTTGGATTATTTAAGAACAGCTCTAATGTGGGAACCCAGAGGACACGCTGATATGTATGGGGCCATAATAACCGAACCAATCAGTGAAGATGCCGACTTTGGGGTAATATTCCTTCACAATGAAGGGTACAGCACCATGTGTGGCCATGCAACTATAGCCCTTGGAAAGGTCGCCGTAGAGTGTGGACTTGTTGAACCCAAAGAACCTATAACGGAGATAAAAATGGACAGCCCAGCTGGCCTGATCAAAATTTATGTGCAAACACAGAATGGAAAAGCAGAAAAAGTTTATTTCCACAACGTCCCTTCTTTTGTTTTGTACAAAGACGAAGAGATTGAAGTGCCAGGATTGGGCAGAGTAAAATACGATCTTGCTTATGGTGGAGCATTCTATGCTTTTGTAAATGCTGAAGACCTCGGTTTAAAGTGTACGCCCGAATACTACAGAAAGCTCATAGATGTCGGAATGAAAATCAAGAGAGCAATAATAGCTGAAAAAGAAATAAAACATCCTTTTGAAGAAGATTTAAGCTTTTTGTATGGAACAATATTTATAGGGCCCCCTCATGACAAAGATTCACACAGCAGACATGTTTGTATATTCGCAGATGGTGAAGTGGACAGAAGTCCAACCGGGACGGGAGTAAGCGGTCGTCTTGCAATTCTATATGAAAAAGGAGAGATCGACATTGGAGATGAAGTCACAATTGAGAGTATAATAGGTACAAAATTCACTGGAAAGGTTGTAGAAGAAACCAAATATGGGCCCCACAAGGCTATAGTTCCTGAAGTAGGAGGAACTGCACACATAACTGCCAAAAACACATTTATAATAGATCCTGAAGATCCGCTTAAATATGGATTTTTCCTTCGTTAG
- a CDS encoding OBG GTPase family GTP-binding protein — MPTNVTAEYLAAEEEYRQARTIPEKIRALEKMYATVPKHKGTEKLRLQIKRKISELRKEFEKQQSQRKGGGYSFSVKKEGASQVVLAGLPNVGKSSLLKVLADVDIDIADYPFTTVEPIPGMMNHKDVQIQLVEVPGLIEGAALGKGMGTQLLSVIRNADAIAIVVDLSQDPIKQMKIILKEFERAGIKINKRKPKVEIKRMPMGGIVINGQHLIQGDIGEVMKMLREEGIHSAEITVKEPVTLEDFSDALDDSLVWRKAIIIANKGDIPGSRENYERLVKTYNDRFKIIPVSAKKKANIEVLKEELYQLVDIIRVFTKSPGEDPAYPPIALKKGSKVLDVAERIHKDFAKNFKYARVWGKSAKFPGQRVGPDHVLEDGDIVEIHAR, encoded by the coding sequence ATGCCAACTAACGTAACAGCAGAGTACTTAGCAGCAGAGGAAGAATATAGGCAAGCAAGAACTATACCAGAGAAAATTAGAGCTCTTGAAAAAATGTATGCTACTGTGCCAAAGCACAAAGGCACTGAAAAACTTAGACTTCAAATTAAACGTAAGATTTCAGAACTTAGAAAGGAATTTGAGAAACAGCAGAGTCAGAGAAAGGGTGGAGGTTATTCATTCAGTGTTAAGAAAGAAGGTGCATCACAAGTAGTTTTGGCTGGATTACCCAATGTTGGAAAGTCTTCCCTCTTAAAGGTTTTAGCTGATGTTGATATAGACATAGCTGATTATCCATTCACAACAGTTGAACCAATTCCCGGTATGATGAATCATAAAGATGTCCAGATTCAGCTCGTGGAAGTTCCGGGTTTAATTGAAGGGGCCGCATTAGGTAAAGGCATGGGAACACAGCTTTTGAGTGTTATAAGAAATGCCGATGCCATAGCTATCGTTGTTGACCTTTCTCAAGATCCAATAAAGCAGATGAAGATAATATTAAAGGAATTTGAACGTGCGGGGATAAAGATAAACAAAAGAAAGCCAAAGGTGGAAATAAAGAGAATGCCTATGGGCGGGATCGTAATCAACGGTCAGCATTTGATCCAGGGAGACATAGGTGAAGTTATGAAAATGCTCAGGGAAGAAGGTATTCATAGTGCAGAAATTACGGTAAAAGAACCTGTTACACTTGAAGATTTCTCAGATGCTTTGGATGATAGTCTCGTATGGAGAAAAGCAATAATAATAGCAAACAAAGGGGACATCCCAGGAAGTAGAGAAAACTATGAAAGACTCGTTAAGACATATAATGATAGATTTAAAATAATACCAGTATCTGCTAAAAAGAAAGCAAACATTGAGGTATTAAAAGAAGAACTATACCAACTGGTGGATATAATTAGGGTGTTTACAAAATCCCCAGGGGAAGACCCCGCTTATCCTCCGATTGCTCTTAAAAAAGGTTCGAAGGTTTTGGACGTGGCAGAGAGAATTCACAAAGACTTCGCAAAGAACTTCAAATATGCGAGAGTATGGGGAAAAAGTGCAAAATTCCCCGGACAGAGGGTAGGGCCTGATCACGTGCTTGAAGACGGGGATATAGTTGAAATCCACGCCCGTTAA
- a CDS encoding DUF3783 domain-containing protein produces MILVIGFEKEEFFKLKNILSEFKIYGVPEYCRDWVVEEVIEKAPSFKANTNWHWRKFILMHGIPNEKVKEVMKRIKLLGIPDVIFATTTPTSLTWKLEDLLNELIREDEYFRKLKEEKQKMNTFYLKIRKD; encoded by the coding sequence ATGATACTTGTTATAGGTTTTGAAAAAGAGGAATTTTTTAAACTCAAGAACATTCTGAGTGAATTCAAAATCTACGGGGTACCTGAATACTGTCGTGATTGGGTAGTGGAGGAAGTGATTGAGAAAGCTCCCTCCTTCAAAGCAAATACCAACTGGCATTGGAGGAAATTTATCTTGATGCATGGAATTCCCAATGAAAAGGTAAAAGAAGTGATGAAAAGAATTAAGCTACTGGGGATTCCGGATGTTATTTTTGCCACTACAACCCCTACTTCTTTAACGTGGAAGCTTGAAGATCTTCTCAATGAACTTATTCGAGAGGATGAATATTTTCGAAAGCTGAAGGAAGAAAAACAGAAAATGAATACTTTTTACCTGAAGATAAGGAAAGATTAA
- the glyA gene encoding serine hydroxymethyltransferase has product MSYQMYRDKVLEFVEGHEKWRSSTINLIASENVTSPSTVRAIASGFMHKYAEGWPKQRYYQGCKYVDEVELIGVDLFCKLFRSDFADLRPISGTNANQAAFFGLTEAGDKAIVLHTSHGGHISHMPFGAAGMRGLEVHTWPFDNDEFNIDVEKAAQMIRELEPKIVVFGGSLFPFPHPVKELAPVAKEVGAFVMYDAAHVLGLIGGGQFQDPLREGADVITSSTHKTFPGPQGGVILYKDLGEATAKLQWAIFPGVLSNHHLHHMAGKVVTAAEMLEFGKAYAEQVVKNAKALAEAMAEEGFKVIGEDKGYTKSHQVIVDVSELHEAGGGWAAPLLEEAGIILNKNLLPWDPLEKVNAPSGLRIGVQEMTRVGMMEDDMKEIARFMRRVLLDKEDPKKVEKDVFEFRKQFQKVYYSFDYGLPMKE; this is encoded by the coding sequence ATGAGCTACCAAATGTATAGGGACAAAGTTTTGGAATTTGTTGAGGGACATGAAAAGTGGAGGAGCTCCACAATAAACTTGATTGCAAGTGAAAATGTAACATCCCCAAGCACTGTAAGAGCCATAGCTAGTGGTTTTATGCATAAGTATGCTGAGGGATGGCCAAAACAAAGATACTATCAAGGATGTAAGTATGTTGATGAAGTTGAGCTTATTGGTGTTGACCTCTTCTGTAAGTTATTCCGGAGCGATTTTGCAGATTTAAGGCCTATATCCGGAACTAATGCAAATCAAGCTGCATTTTTTGGCCTCACTGAAGCTGGTGACAAAGCAATTGTCCTCCACACTTCTCATGGTGGGCACATAAGCCACATGCCATTTGGAGCTGCTGGTATGAGGGGACTAGAAGTTCACACATGGCCTTTTGATAACGACGAATTTAACATCGATGTTGAGAAAGCAGCCCAGATGATTAGAGAACTTGAGCCAAAGATAGTTGTTTTTGGTGGTTCACTATTCCCATTCCCACACCCAGTTAAGGAACTCGCACCCGTGGCAAAGGAAGTTGGAGCCTTCGTAATGTACGATGCCGCACACGTTTTGGGATTAATAGGTGGAGGCCAGTTCCAAGACCCACTTAGAGAAGGGGCCGATGTAATAACCTCCTCAACCCATAAGACCTTCCCAGGCCCACAGGGTGGAGTTATACTCTACAAAGACCTTGGTGAGGCCACAGCAAAACTACAATGGGCAATCTTCCCAGGTGTCCTGAGCAATCACCACTTGCACCACATGGCTGGAAAAGTCGTCACTGCCGCAGAGATGCTTGAATTTGGTAAAGCCTATGCAGAGCAGGTAGTCAAGAACGCAAAGGCCCTAGCTGAAGCAATGGCAGAAGAAGGGTTCAAAGTCATTGGTGAGGACAAGGGATACACCAAGAGCCACCAAGTAATAGTTGACGTAAGCGAACTCCATGAAGCTGGTGGAGGATGGGCCGCTCCACTCTTGGAAGAGGCCGGTATAATTCTCAACAAGAACCTCCTTCCGTGGGATCCACTTGAGAAGGTCAATGCACCTAGCGGTCTAAGGATTGGTGTACAAGAGATGACAAGAGTAGGAATGATGGAAGACGACATGAAAGAGATAGCAAGGTTCATGAGAAGAGTCCTCCTTGACAAGGAGGATCCAAAGAAAGTTGAGAAAGATGTCTTCGAGTTCAGGAAGCAGTTCCAGAAGGTTTATTACTCCTTCGACTATGGTCTTCCAATGAAGGAGTGA
- a CDS encoding ASCH domain-containing protein, producing the protein MVQIRRFILIDNVYKSKILKGKKTSTIRFGNYEAKPGSEVYLAITPSDSVIAKIKITDIKKKRVKELTLEDARKDGFKELNELINALNKIYGTLHGDDEVTIIEFDVIEKFEEAIPLKWLKALNYRKPEEIAKLYVENDLKESADVDLIIKRIYSEGLKSAVRKYGPKKVKDSLLKAYHKLYDEGKI; encoded by the coding sequence ATGGTTCAAATAAGGAGGTTCATACTAATAGATAATGTTTACAAATCGAAAATTCTCAAAGGAAAAAAGACGAGCACCATAAGATTTGGAAATTATGAGGCAAAGCCGGGTAGCGAAGTATATCTTGCTATAACTCCCAGTGATAGCGTTATTGCGAAAATTAAGATAACAGACATAAAGAAGAAACGGGTCAAGGAGCTCACTTTGGAGGATGCAAGGAAAGATGGTTTTAAGGAACTTAACGAGCTTATAAACGCTTTAAACAAAATATATGGGACACTTCATGGGGATGATGAGGTAACTATAATTGAATTTGATGTTATTGAGAAGTTTGAAGAGGCTATCCCTCTTAAATGGCTTAAAGCTCTCAACTATAGAAAACCGGAAGAGATAGCAAAGCTATATGTGGAGAATGATTTAAAAGAGTCTGCGGATGTGGATTTGATTATTAAAAGGATCTATTCTGAGGGTTTAAAGAGTGCTGTAAGGAAATATGGGCCAAAAAAGGTCAAAGATTCTCTTTTAAAAGCATATCATAAACTGTATGATGAAGGAAAAATATAG